A region from the Anomaloglossus baeobatrachus isolate aAnoBae1 chromosome 11, aAnoBae1.hap1, whole genome shotgun sequence genome encodes:
- the LOC142256553 gene encoding cell adhesion molecule CEACAM1-like: MERAPRLPIIFPIFTLLVALGFVMPVNSMEQVNGMLGHSVNFKIPISLPSQYRIDWNCGHTGKVIVIARLMSTGSPQYNPLYKGRCELIENGTLRLDNVSFADQGTYKTKVFNPVTFASYVQHYQLTIFSKLHTPILVLNQRSPLISGTNMTLQCDAEGQTVTSYTFYRDGQKIACSERVICRGSFLDIISITEYESGSYTCDIRNPVSANSSDSMAVTVSVPVSSVILTSDPSGLLWPGRDSVSLYCSAHGTNVTYSWSLEDSPLLDNSRYQLSKNKSTLTINHVTFADTEHLTCTASNWINTETSNKLNLNFASPVSALTLTSNTSAVLWAGQDSVSLNCSAQGSAITFSWRLNGEPVSPNHPYYITQGGSPPSSTLTISPVSKHDAGSFTCEASNLLTSETSNDLNLSLNWYPTGSIACTSHPLETMSEVECSWPGGQPAANVTMIFNNIATMGQNEVTRNVPFGKTIQKSNLTCIGYHLQKRFSCTLLFGIPRLPKGKAKTVTAV, encoded by the exons ATGGAGAGAGCCCCGAGACTTCCGATCATCTTCCCCATCTTCACACTTCTGGTGGCTTTGG GCTTCGTGATGCCAGTCAATTCAATGGAGCAGGTGAATGGCATGTTGGGACATTCTGTGAATTTCAAAATTCCCATATCCTTGCCCTCTCAATACAGAATAGACTGGAATTGTGGACATACTGGGAAAGTTATTGTCATTGCGAGACTGATGTCAACTGGATCTCCGCAGTACAATCCCCTGTATAAGGGGAGGTGTGAGCTGATAGAAAATGGGACTTTGAGACTGGACAATGTCTCCTTTGCCGATCAGGGGACGTATAAAACAAAAGTATTCAATCCTGTAACGTTCGCTTCCTACGTTCAGCACTATCAGCTGACCATCTTCT CAAAACTTCACACCCCGATTCTGGTTCTCAACCAAAGAAGTCCTCTCATTAGTGGTACCAATATGACCCTCCAGTGTGATGCCGAGGGTCAGACTGTGACATCTTACACTTTCTACCGGGATGGACAGAAGATTGCCTGCTCTGAACGTGTGATCTGCCGGGGATCATTCCTGGACATCATATCAATAACCGAGTACGAGAGTGGATCTTACACCTGCGACATCCGGAACCCTGTCAGCGCCAACTCCAGTGACTCCATGGCTGTGACAGTATCTG TGCCGGTCTCTTCCGTAATTCTCACCAGTGACCCATCAGGATTGCTTTGGCCGGGAAGAGATTCAGTGTCTCTATATTGTTCAGCCCATGGTACAAATGTCACCTACTCCTGGAGTCTGGAGGATTCACCCTTGCTGGATAATTCCCGATATCAACTCTCCAAAAATAAGTCCACACTCACCATTAACCATGTTACCTTTGCTGACACCGAACACTTAACCTGTACAGCTTCAAACTGGATAAATACAGAGACCAGCAATAAACTGAACCTTAACTTTGCTT CTCCGGTCTCGGCATTGACGTTGACCAGTAACACATCGGCGGTGCTCTGGGCAGGACAGGACTCGGTGTCTCTCAATTGCTCGGCTCAGGGATCAGCCATTACCTTCTCCTGGAGACTGAATGGAGAACCAGTGTCCCCGAACCATCCATATTACATTACTCAGGGGGGTTCTCCTCCAAGCTCCACTCTCACCATCAGCCCGGTCTCCAAGCATGACGCCGGATCATTCACCTGTGAAGCATCCAACCTTTTAACCAGTGAAACCAGCAATGATCTCAACCTTAGTCTGAACT GGTATCCAACAGGGAGCATTGCATGTACTTCACATCCCCTCGAGACAATGTCAGAAGTCGAATGCTCTTGGCCGGGAGGACAACCTGCAGCCAATGTGACCATGATATTTAATAACATAGCAACAATGGGACAGAATGAAGTAACCAGAAATGTGCCTTTTGGTAAAACCATCCAAAAATCAAACCTTACCTGCATTGGTTATCACCTGCAGAAACGATTTTCATGCACTTTACTCTTTG ggaTTCCGCGATTACCCAAAGGTAAAGCTAAAACTGTGACTGCAGTATAG